A single window of Chitinophagaceae bacterium DNA harbors:
- a CDS encoding rhomboid family intramembrane serine protease, which translates to MFHILFAVKETNKQLSWLNRLLFLIGKPVKIHESPLHNTPWLTNSMIALISVISIIAWMPDNMAFMFGNFAFYPQKDGFEWFTGLFSCAFLHGSWMHLIGNMYFFWLFGRHVECRFGRRRMLGLFFISTALGSWLHGMFSDMPLVGASGGIFGLLTFYAMLFPKSRILWIPFIGAVLRFFALQWAVLRKGMPVRVYVGIFLLFQLFLLYSQLFLDGNISALGHLGGGFAGVIIYFAWKKGVIP; encoded by the coding sequence ATGTTTCATATTTTATTTGCAGTAAAGGAAACAAATAAGCAACTCAGTTGGCTGAACAGGCTTTTATTTCTAATTGGCAAACCGGTAAAAATTCATGAAAGTCCGCTACATAATACTCCCTGGCTGACAAATAGCATGATTGCCCTAATCAGTGTTATTTCAATCATTGCCTGGATGCCTGATAATATGGCGTTTATGTTTGGGAATTTTGCTTTTTACCCGCAAAAAGATGGTTTTGAATGGTTCACCGGTCTGTTTAGCTGTGCTTTTTTACATGGCAGCTGGATGCATCTGATTGGAAATATGTATTTTTTCTGGTTGTTTGGCCGGCATGTTGAATGCAGGTTTGGAAGGCGAAGAATGTTGGGTTTATTTTTTATATCTACCGCTCTCGGTTCATGGCTGCACGGTATGTTTTCAGATATGCCGCTGGTTGGAGCCAGTGGCGGTATTTTTGGACTGCTTACTTTTTATGCAATGCTCTTCCCAAAATCCCGGATTTTATGGATTCCTTTTATCGGTGCTGTACTTCGTTTTTTTGCTTTGCAATGGGCCGTTTTGCGCAAAGGAATGCCGGTAAGGGTGTATGTAGGTATTTTTTTACTGTTTCAGTTATTCCTGCTTTACAGCCAACTCTTTTTGGATGGCAATATTTCTGCACTCGGTCATTTAGGTGGTGGTTTTGCAGGGGTGATTATTTATTTTGCTTGGAAGAAAGGC